One segment of Deinococcus roseus DNA contains the following:
- a CDS encoding DeoR/GlpR family DNA-binding transcription regulator, producing the protein MNASERKRKILETLLVEKFVPIRDLAACLEVHDITIRRDLQDLEKQRVLEVVRGGARLIEQAQVDVAYEMRAQAELEAKRRIAAAALGLIQDGDTIALDASTTTLEVARVVSARQDVHVLASSLDAANVLAQARVPFTVVGGTFNPVVRGFSGPISELILGRLHPDKVFFSARGLSLKGGLTDASLVEAEVKNRLIHSAKTAIALIDHTKFGVLAFSSIVSPTEIDVLITDQEPDAGMRKFLLDHGVKLVVASATP; encoded by the coding sequence ATGAATGCCTCGGAACGCAAACGCAAAATCCTCGAAACCCTGCTGGTGGAGAAATTCGTCCCCATCCGTGACCTCGCTGCATGCCTGGAGGTGCACGACATCACCATCCGACGTGACCTGCAGGACCTGGAAAAGCAGCGGGTGCTGGAGGTGGTGCGGGGTGGCGCCAGGCTGATTGAGCAAGCGCAGGTGGATGTGGCTTACGAAATGCGGGCCCAGGCCGAACTTGAAGCCAAACGCCGCATTGCAGCGGCAGCGCTCGGGCTCATTCAAGATGGGGACACCATCGCCCTGGACGCCAGCACCACCACCCTGGAAGTGGCTCGGGTGGTGTCGGCCAGGCAGGATGTCCATGTGCTGGCCTCCAGCCTGGATGCTGCGAACGTGCTGGCCCAGGCCCGGGTGCCCTTCACGGTGGTGGGCGGCACGTTCAACCCGGTGGTCAGGGGCTTTTCGGGTCCGATCAGTGAACTCATTCTGGGCCGTCTGCATCCTGACAAGGTGTTTTTCTCTGCCCGGGGCCTCAGCCTGAAAGGGGGTCTCACCGATGCCAGTCTGGTGGAAGCTGAAGTCAAAAACCGCCTGATCCACTCTGCCAAAACCGCCATTGCCCTGATTGACCACACCAAGTTTGGGGTGCTGGCATTTTCCAGCATCGTCTCACCAACTGAAATTGATGTTTTGATCACCGATCAGGAGCCGGATGCTGGCATGAGGAAATTCCTTTTGGACCATGGGGTGAAGCTGGTGGTGGCTTCTGCCACCCCCTGA